The following proteins are encoded in a genomic region of [Eubacterium] hominis:
- a CDS encoding cob(I)yrinic acid a,c-diamide adenosyltransferase, which produces MIHIYHGSGKGKTTTALGLAIRMAGHHKKCLIAQFLKDGTSGEIIFLKNQSHIDVRYHYPFKKFYFQMDETEKTKCIIAQQQLWQEVTSSTGYDCIILDEILDVIGLEMISLERVLKFLIENHDTKEIVLTGRNPDARLKELCDYETEMIAKKHPYDQNIPARKGVEY; this is translated from the coding sequence ATGATACATATTTATCACGGTTCAGGAAAAGGTAAAACAACTACTGCACTTGGTCTTGCGATACGCATGGCAGGTCATCACAAAAAATGTCTGATCGCGCAATTTTTGAAAGATGGCACAAGTGGGGAAATCATCTTCTTAAAAAATCAATCCCATATAGATGTACGATATCATTATCCATTTAAAAAGTTTTACTTTCAAATGGATGAAACAGAAAAGACAAAGTGTATAATAGCCCAACAACAGCTATGGCAGGAAGTAACATCATCTACTGGATATGATTGTATAATTTTAGATGAGATACTGGATGTAATTGGTTTGGAAATGATTTCCTTAGAACGTGTTTTAAAATTTTTAATAGAAAACCATGACACAAAAGAAATTGTATTAACTGGAAGAAATCCAGACGCAAGATTAAAAGAATTATGCGATTATGAAACGGAAATGATTGCGAAAAAGCACCCATATGATCAAAATATACCAGCCAGAAAAGGAGTGGAATATTAA